The genomic region CACGTCTAGTCCTTTTGAAATATACGGTGTATCTACTGCGTTGCTGCGCGAAAATTAATCCTCAACGTATCAAAGATACGCCTGCGGTTAATTTTCGCTCGCGCCTTGTATCTACACCGTCTATTTCAAAAGGCTGACGGAAAGGGTGCAGCTACTTCGTGCTGCACATAAATTAATCCTCAACGTGGCAGAAGCGGCACGGATGCCGCTGGTTCTAAACAGTAACCAGTTTGCTTGCAAACTGGCAGCCCAAAAATGAACAAGGAGGTTCACTTTTGGGCGAGGGTGGCGGTAGTTCCACGCATTAACGTGTTTGCCCTTGCAGCCAAGAATGTAGACGGACGTACATTCTGTGGCGAGGAATGTCGAGGGAAAGATAAAAATTAATGGATTAGAGGTGTATTTCAAGCCATTTTTGCCTTCGTGATGAAGAAAAATCTATTTGTCTTGAACTGCTCGTTAGTTTTGTTACATAATCGGTACAATTAATTGTAAATCCAATTCTTCAATTTGCTTAAAACCTTTATCAGCAGTGATAAGGGGTGAGCCATTTACGATAGCAGAAGCTGCAATAATTGCATCAGGGAGTTTTGTTCTATATTTCTTACGAATTTCTATTGTCTTTCCTTTTATATCATTTGACAGGGTTATTTCAGTGCAGTCATTTATAAAAGCTCTTGTACTTTGACTTTCCGTTTCAGTCATTCCGGAAAAAGATAAAAGTTCCATTGCAGAAATTATTGATAATGCAAGATTTTTCTCCAGATAAGGAAACATACAAGAATTGGATGCCCTTACACTAGGCATCAATTCCCCGGCTAATTTTCGTGCTCTAACTTTGACAAATAGGATAAAGACGTTATAATAATTAGTAACACGATTTCAACAGGAGTTTGTCAGCATGTTTGACAGGGCTAAAAACTTATCCTATGAAGACCTTGCAGCGATGTTGGCGGCCAGTCCCGATCTTAACAGTATGAATTTTGCCGGTCTTACACTTACCGGCATTGATTTTTCCGGAAAAAGGCTTTCCGGCTGTTCGTTTGCGCATACCTGTTTTACGGACTGCTCCTTTACGGGAACGCGGGTTAGGCTGTCGTTTTTTGATTTTGCCCGCTTTGTACATTGTATCTTTGATAAAGCCGATATTCAGCTTTCCTGCTTTGCAGGGGCGTCCTTTGATGATACCGTTTTTACCGATTCGGAACTGCTTATCAATAATTTTACCGGGATTACGACGCATGAATGCACTTTTAAGGATTCGGACTTGTATGCTTCCCGTTTTATTCACTGCTCGTTGCACAAGACGCCATTTGAAAATTGCAATATAAAGAAAGTTCATTTTACAGACAATGTGTATGATGATGTGTCGTTTAAATCTTCCAATACGCGCGTCGCTTATTTTGATACCGAGGAATTCATAAAATGAAAATATACCCTCACTACTCACCTCAAGGCTCTGTGAACAGTTATCTTGTCGGAAATGAGGTAAGCAAAGAAGCGTTAATTATCGATCCGGGAAAGATAACCGGTGAAGTAATCAACCATATCGAAAAGAACGGATATACGCTTGTCGGCGTATTCATTACGCATAATCATATCCGCCATTACGGGTACGGACTTCCGACTTTGTTAAAAATTTATAATCCGCGTGTATATGCGGCGGATCAAGCGCTTGTCGGTAAACATGGAAAGATGTTGTGGGGAGATTGCACGATCCCGATTGCCGGTTTTTCCGTTGAATGTTTTTCGGTGCCCGGTCATTCGCCCGATTCTTATTTATTTAAGATAGATAACTGTATTTTTACCGGTGACAGTCTTACCGCGGGGATAACCGGCAGCACGCTGCATAGTTTTGCGGCAAAAACGCTTGCGGAACAGCTGGAAAAAAAGCTGTTTATTCATGATGATGCACTTCTCCTTTTTCCGGGACACGGTCCGCCGACTACGATCGGAGCGGAACGGAAATTCACGCATCTATCGATTTTTAAGGTTGACAAAAGTATGGTAAACTTTATACCATATAAAAAATAGACTATAGGAAATCCTAAAATCAAACCAAGTTTTTAGAGATGCCCTATGCATATTATGTAAGGAAGATGCTCATGAAGAACAAGATTATTTGTTTGCTTTTTTCTCTCAGTGTTACGGTAGCGTTTGCAGATATTAGAAATGCCGTCTGCATTGTAAGACCGAACTACAGCGAAAAAACCATTGCTTTTATGGAAGATACGTCCGATCAACTGAAAACTGCTGGGTATTCGGATTTGGCTGATCTTTTTAAAGATGCAAAAGAAGGTGTTTTCGGGTCAGGCTTTTTTATTAAAGGTCAAAATAAAAAAGACTATGTGCTGACTAACTACCATGTTGCCGCTTATGCGACATCTCTTACGTTGGAAATTGAAAACACTAACGGTGAAACGACAAAAATCGAAAACTGTAAAGTTATTGCCGTTGATGAAGAATTGGATCTTGCCATTGCTGAAGTTCCAAGCGGTAAAGTTGATTCGTATTTGACGTTTGCATCAAAAACTCCCGTCGACGGAATTGATGTGTGGTCTGCCGGTTATCCGGGGTTGGCGGGAAAACCGATGTGGCAGCTCGGGAAAGGAACCGTGACAAATGCTCGCGCGCGGCTGCCCGATGATATCGATCCGAAAATATCTACCTTTATTCAGCATTCTGCCCCTATCGACTCCGGAAATTCCGGCAGTCCTCTTCTTGTAAAAGCGGCAAATGCTCCTTCGGGATATGAAATTATCGGTATTAACTCTGCAAAGGCTATTTTCAGACAGGCAACTAATTTTGCAATCCCTGCTTCCACAATAACTAACTTTATGGATGAAAGAGCTTTCGCCGGGAATAAAAAAATCGAACGCAATTTAACTGCCTCTTTGAATGTGTTTGCCGAAAGCTGTAAACATTTTAAAATCGATAAAGAGAGTGATAAAAATAAAGAGATTGTAAAGCGAATCCGGAAATTAGCCATTTATATTTCCGAAGATTATGCAATCCGAAACGGGCTTGATGTATACATGAAAGCGCTGCGAAAAGCGCCTAAACTTTTTAGGAATGAAATATTAGCCGCATCGATTTTTGGAAATCCGATAAACGGAATCAGAACAGCTCTTGCTTATGATATCTATACTACCATTGATCCGGAAGAAAATACCTATTTACCCGATACGGGGACGGATATCAACAGCTTGAAAAAGACGGACAACGGTTATGAATTTGTGTTGTATGATGAAGTTCAGAAGTCGAAATTCTTTACCGTTTGGAAAAAATCCTATAATTCATGGCAGATGGACGGTGCCAGTCTGAATGAATCTCCTCAAAGCGGCACGGCTTCGAAAGACCAAAATAAAAAGAGTGCAAAGAAAGATAAGAAAGCTGCAGGAAAATCTTCGATTTTTATCGAAGAAATCCCTACAACAATGAGAATACCTTTATCGTATATCGGTTTTAATAGAGATACCGGTTGGAAATCTGCTTTTTCTTTCGGTTTCTTTTACAGCTTTAAATATGTGGAAGTCGGCATATCGGCTATTATCGATA from Treponema vincentii harbors:
- a CDS encoding pentapeptide repeat-containing protein, yielding MFDRAKNLSYEDLAAMLAASPDLNSMNFAGLTLTGIDFSGKRLSGCSFAHTCFTDCSFTGTRVRLSFFDFARFVHCIFDKADIQLSCFAGASFDDTVFTDSELLINNFTGITTHECTFKDSDLYASRFIHCSLHKTPFENCNIKKVHFTDNVYDDVSFKSSNTRVAYFDTEEFIK
- a CDS encoding S1C family serine protease, with translation MKNKIICLLFSLSVTVAFADIRNAVCIVRPNYSEKTIAFMEDTSDQLKTAGYSDLADLFKDAKEGVFGSGFFIKGQNKKDYVLTNYHVAAYATSLTLEIENTNGETTKIENCKVIAVDEELDLAIAEVPSGKVDSYLTFASKTPVDGIDVWSAGYPGLAGKPMWQLGKGTVTNARARLPDDIDPKISTFIQHSAPIDSGNSGSPLLVKAANAPSGYEIIGINSAKAIFRQATNFAIPASTITNFMDERAFAGNKKIERNLTASLNVFAESCKHFKIDKESDKNKEIVKRIRKLAIYISEDYAIRNGLDVYMKALRKAPKLFRNEILAASIFGNPINGIRTALAYDIYTTIDPEENTYLPDTGTDINSLKKTDNGYEFVLYDEVQKSKFFTVWKKSYNSWQMDGASLNESPQSGTASKDQNKKSAKKDKKAAGKSSIFIEEIPTTMRIPLSYIGFNRDTGWKSAFSFGFFYSFKYVEVGISAIIDKPRDANARGDKSSFGFSGKGSFNFAFGLSPELKGQIPININNVLYIAPQAFVGVGLFIPPVDTFVHYGAGVEFVPVNFTTLSFGADFIARTYLKGTKTTNLGVRINASIRF
- a CDS encoding type II toxin-antitoxin system VapC family toxin, translated to MFPYLEKNLALSIISAMELLSFSGMTETESQSTRAFINDCTEITLSNDIKGKTIEIRKKYRTKLPDAIIAASAIVNGSPLITADKGFKQIEELDLQLIVPIM
- a CDS encoding MBL fold metallo-hydrolase, translated to MKIYPHYSPQGSVNSYLVGNEVSKEALIIDPGKITGEVINHIEKNGYTLVGVFITHNHIRHYGYGLPTLLKIYNPRVYAADQALVGKHGKMLWGDCTIPIAGFSVECFSVPGHSPDSYLFKIDNCIFTGDSLTAGITGSTLHSFAAKTLAEQLEKKLFIHDDALLLFPGHGPPTTIGAERKFTHLSIFKVDKSMVNFIPYKK